In Apodemus sylvaticus chromosome 8, mApoSyl1.1, whole genome shotgun sequence, one genomic interval encodes:
- the LOC127690884 gene encoding uncharacterized protein LOC127690884 isoform X6 — translation MRSKYQVILHCHAQQVPGHPPLPCTASTRSSSTALHSKYQAILHCHAQQIPGHPPLLYTPSTRPSSTALHSKYQAILHCSTQQVPGHPPLLYTACTRPSSTALHSKYQVILHCSTQQVQGHPPLLYTACTRSSSTALHSKYQVILHCPTQHAPGHPPLPYTASTRSSSTALHSKYQVILHCPTQQVPGHPPLPYTASTRSSSTALHSKYQVILHCSTHQVPGHPPLPYTASTRSSSTALHSKYQVILHCHAQQVPGHPPLPYTASTRSSSTALHTKYQVILHCPTQHAPGHPPLLYTASTRSSSTALHSKHQVILHCPIQQTPGHPSLLYTASTRSSSTALHSKHQVILHCSTQQAPGHPPLPYTASTKSSSTALHSKHQVILHCPTQQVPGHPPLLYTASTRSSSTALHNKHQVILHCHAQQAPGHPPLPYTASTRSSSTALYSKYQVILHCSTQQVPGHPPLPYTASTRSSSTALYSMHQVIFHCPTQQVPGHPPLPYTASTKSSSTALHNKHQVILHCPTQHAPGHPPLPYTACTRSSSTALHSMHQVIFHCPIQQVPGHPPLLYTTSTRSSSTALHSKHQVILHCPIQQVPGHPPLLYTASTRSSSTALHSKYQVILHCPIQQVPGHPPLLYTASTRSSSTALHSKHQVILHCSTQQAPGHPPLPYTACTRSSSTALHSMHQVILHCPTQHAPGHPPLPYTASTRSSSTALHSMHQVILHCPTQHAPGHPPLPYTACTRSSSTALHSMHQVILHCPTQQVPGHLPLLYTACTRSSSTALHSMHQVIFHCPTQHAPGHPPLLYTASSGLALDYLRLCLKRKKKRNCSNTAVCCPICLAHTCFLTFKACA, via the exons ATGCGCAGCAAGTAccaggtcatcctccactgcCATGCACAGCAAGTAccaggtcatcctccactgcCATGCACAGCAAGTAccaggtcatcctccactgcCCTACACAGCAAGTACCAGGCCATCCTCCACTGCCATGCACAGCAAATAccaggtcatcctccactgcTCTACACACCAAGTACCAGGCCATCCTCCACTGCCCTACACAGCAAGTACCAGGCCATCCTCCACTGCTCTACACAGCAAGTAccaggtcatcctccactgcTCTACACAGCATGCACCAGGCCATCCTCCACTGCTCTACACAGCAAGTAccaggtcatcctccactgcTCTACACAGCAAGTACAAGGTCATCCTCCACTGCTCTACACAGCATGCACCAG gtcatcctccactgcCCTACACAGCAAGTAccaggtcatcctccactgcCCTACACAGCATGCAccaggtcatcctccactgcCCTACACAGCAAGTAccaggtcatcctccactgcCCTACACAGCAAGTAccaggtcatcctccactgcCCTACACAGCAAGTAccag gtcatcctccactgcCCTACACAGCAAGTAccaggtcatcctccactgcCCTACACAGCAAGTAccaggtcatcctccactgcTCTACACACCAAGTAccaggtcatcctccactgcCCTACACAGCAAGCAccaggtcatcctccactgctctacacagcaagtaccaggtcatcctccactgcCATGCACAGCAAGTACCAGGCCATCCTCCACTGCCCTACACAGCAAGTAccaggtcatcctccactgcTCTACACACCAAGTAccaggtcatcctccactgcCCTACACAGCATGCAccaggtcatcctccactgctctacacagcaagtaccaggtcatcctccactgcCCTACACAGCAAGCAccaggtcatcctccactgcCCTATACAGCAAACACCAGGTCATCCTTCACTGCTCTACACAGCAAGCAccaggtcatcctccactgcCCTACACAGCAAGCACCAAGTCATCCTCCACTGCTCTACACAGCAAGCAccaggtcatcctccactgcCCTACACAGCAAGCACCAAGTCATCCTCCACTGCTCTACACAGCAAGCAccaggtcatcctccactgcCCTACACAGCAAGTAccaggtcatcctccactgctctacacagcaagtaccaggtcatcctccactgcTCTACACAACAAGCAccaggtcatcctccactgcCATGCACAACAAGCAccaggtcatcctccactgcCCTACACAGCAAGCAccaggtcatcctccactgcCCTATACAGCAAGTAccaggtcatcctccactgctctacacagcaagtaccaggtcatcctccactgcCCTACACAGCAAGTAccaggtcatcctccactgcCCTATACAGCATGCACCAGGTCATCTTCCACTGCCCTACACAGCAAGTAccaggtcatcctccactgcCCTACACAGCAAGCACCAAGTCATCCTCCACTGCTCTACACAACAAGCAccaggtcatcctccactgcCCTACACAGCATGCAccaggtcatcctccactgcCCTACACAGCATGCAccaggtcatcctccactgcCCTACACAGCATGCACCAGGTCATCTTCCACTGCCCTATACAGCAAGTAccaggtcatcctccactgcTCTACACAACAAGCAccaggtcatcctccactgcCCTACACAGCAAGCAccaggtcatcctccactgcCCTATACAGCAAGTAccaggtcatcctccactgctctacacagcaagtaccaggtcatcctccactgcCCTACACAGCAAGTAccaggtcatcctccactgcCCTATACAGCAAGTAccaggtcatcctccactgctctacacagcaagtaccaggtcatcctccactgcCCTACACAGCAAGCACCAAGTCATCCTCCACTGCTCTACACAACAAGCAccaggtcatcctccactgcCCTACACAGCATGCAccaggtcatcctccactgcCCTACACAGCATGCAccaggtcatcctccactgcCCTACACAGCATGCAccaggtcatcctccactgcCCTACACAGCAAGTACCAGGTCATCTTCCACTGCCCTACACAGCATGCACCAG gtcatcctccactgcCCTACACAGCATGCAccaggtcatcctccactgcCCTACACAGCATGCAccaggtcatcctccactgcCCTACACAGCATGCAccaggtcatcctccactgcCCTACACAGCAAGTACCAGGTCATCTTCCACTGCTCTACACAGCATGCAccaggtcatcctccactgcCCTACACAGCATGCACCAGGTCATCTTCCACTGTCCTACACAGCATGCAccaggtcatcctccactgctctacacagcaagttctgggcTAGCCCTAGACTAcctcagactctgtctcaaaagaaaaaaaaaaaggaactgctCCAACACGGCAGTGTGCTGCCCTATCTGTCTGGCTCATACCTGCTTCCTGACATTCAAGGCCTGTGCCTGA
- the LOC127690884 gene encoding uncharacterized protein LOC127690884 isoform X3, with amino-acid sequence MRSKYQVILHCSTHQVPGHPPLPCAASTRSSSTAMHSKYQVILHCHAQQVPGHPPLPYTASTRPSSTAMHSKYQVILHCSTHQVPGHPPLPYTASTRPSSTALHSKYQVILHCSTQHAPGHPPLLYTASTRSSSTALHSKYKVILHCSTQHAPGHPPLPYTASTRSSSTALHSKYQVILHCPTQQVPGHPPLPYTASTRSSSTALHSKYQVILHCPTQQVPGHPPLLYTPSTRSSSTALHSKHQVILHCSTQQVPGHPPLPCTASTRPSSTALHSKYQVILHCSTHQVPGHPPLPYTACTRSSSTALHSKYQVILHCPTQQAPGHPPLPYTANTRSSFTALHSKHQVILHCPTQQAPSHPPLLYTASTRSSSTALHSKHQVILHCSTQQAPGHPPLPYTASTRSSSTALHSKYQVILHCSTQQAPGHPPLPCTTSTRSSSTALHSKHQVILHCPIQQVPGHPPLLYTASTRSSSTALHSKYQVILHCPIQHAPGHLPLPYTASTRSSSTALHSKHQVILHCSTQQAPGHPPLPYTACTRSSSTALHSMHQVILHCPTQHAPGHLPLPYTASTRSSSTALHNKHQVILHCPTQQAPGHPPLPYTASTRSSSTALHSKYQVILHCPTQQVPGHPPLPYTASTRSSSTALHSKYQVILHCPTQQAPSHPPLLYTTSTRSSSTALHSMHQVILHCPTQHAPGHPPLPYTACTRSSSTALHSKYQVIFHCPTQHAPGHPPLPYTACTRSSSTALHSMHQVILHCPTQHAPGHPPLPYTASTRSSSTALHSMHQVILHCPTQHAPGHLPLSYTACTRSSSTALHSKFWASPRLPQTLSQKKKKKELLQHGSVLPYLSGSYLLPDIQGLCLTEE; translated from the exons ATGCGCAGCAAGTAccaggtcatcctccactgcTCTACACACCAAGTAccaggtcatcctccactgcCATGCGCAGCAAGTAccaggtcatcctccactgcCATGCACAGCAAGTAccaggtcatcctccactgcCATGCACAGCAAGTAccaggtcatcctccactgcCCTACACAGCAAGTACCAGGCCATCCTCCACTGCCATGCACAGCAAATAccaggtcatcctccactgcTCTACACACCAAGTACCAGGCCATCCTCCACTGCCCTACACAGCAAGTACCAGGCCATCCTCCACTGCTCTACACAGCAAGTAccaggtcatcctccactgcTCTACACAGCATGCACCAGGCCATCCTCCACTGCTCTACACAGCAAGTAccaggtcatcctccactgcTCTACACAGCAAGTACAAGGTCATCCTCCACTGCTCTACACAGCATGCACCAG gtcatcctccactgcCCTACACAGCAAGTAccag gtcatcctccactgcCCTACACAGCAAGTAccaggtcatcctccactgcCCTACACAGCAAGTAccaggtcatcctccactgcCCTACACAGCAAGTAccag gtcatcctccactgcCCTACACAGCAAGTAccaggtcatcctccactgcCCTACACAGCAAGTAccaggtcatcctccactgcTCTACACACCAAGTAccaggtcatcctccactgcCCTACACAGCAAGCAccaggtcatcctccactgctctacacagcaagtaccaggtcatcctccactgcCATGCACAGCAAGTACCAGGCCATCCTCCACTGCCCTACACAGCAAGTAccaggtcatcctccactgcTCTACACACCAAGTAccaggtcatcctccactgcCCTACACAGCATGCAccaggtcatcctccactgctctacacagcaagtaccaggtcatcctccactgcCCTACACAGCAAGCAccaggtcatcctccactgcCCTATACAGCAAACACCAGGTCATCCTTCACTGCTCTACACAGCAAGCAccaggtcatcctccactgcCCTACACAGCAAGCACCAAGTCATCCTCCACTGCTCTACACAGCAAGCAccaggtcatcctccactgcCCTACACAGCAAGCACCAAGTCATCCTCCACTGCTCTACACAGCAAGCAccaggtcatcctccactgcCCTACACAGCAAGTAccaggtcatcctccactgctctacacagcaagtaccaggtcatcctccactgcTCTACACAACAAGCAccaggtcatcctccactgcCATGCACAACAAGCAccaggtcatcctccactgcCCTACACAGCAAGCAccaggtcatcctccactgcCCTATACAGCAAGTAccaggtcatcctccactgctctacacagcaagtaccaggtcatcctccactgcCCTACACAGCAAGTAccaggtcatcctccactgcCCTATACAGCATGCACCAGGTCATCTTCCACTGCCCTACACAGCAAGTAccaggtcatcctccactgcCCTACACAGCAAGCACCAAGTCATCCTCCACTGCTCTACACAACAAGCAccaggtcatcctccactgcCCTACACAGCATGCAccaggtcatcctccactgcCCTACACAGCATGCAccaggtcatcctccactgcCCTACACAGCATGCACCAGGTCATCTTCCACTGCCCTATACAGCAAGTAccaggtcatcctccactgcTCTACACAACAAGCAccaggtcatcctccactgcCCTACACAGCAAGCAccaggtcatcctccactgcCCTATACAGCAAGTAccaggtcatcctccactgctctacacagcaagtaccaggtcatcctccactgcCCTACACAGCAAGTAccaggtcatcctccactgcCCTATACAGCAAGTAccaggtcatcctccactgctctacacagcaagtaccaggtcatcctccactgcCCTACACAGCAAGCACCAAGTCATCCTCCACTGCTCTACACAACAAGCAccaggtcatcctccactgcCCTACACAGCATGCAccaggtcatcctccactgcCCTACACAGCATGCAccaggtcatcctccactgcCCTACACAGCATGCAccaggtcatcctccactgcCCTACACAGCAAGTACCAGGTCATCTTCCACTGCCCTACACAGCATGCACCAG gtcatcctccactgcCCTACACAGCATGCAccaggtcatcctccactgcCCTACACAGCATGCAccaggtcatcctccactgcCCTACACAGCATGCAccaggtcatcctccactgcCCTACACAGCAAGTACCAGGTCATCTTCCACTGCTCTACACAGCATGCAccaggtcatcctccactgcCCTACACAGCATGCACCAGGTCATCTTCCACTGTCCTACACAGCATGCAccaggtcatcctccactgctctacacagcaagttctgggcTAGCCCTAGACTAcctcagactctgtctcaaaagaaaaaaaaaaaggaactgctCCAACACGGCAGTGTGCTGCCCTATCTGTCTGGCTCATACCTGCTTCCTGACATTCAAGGCCTGTGCCTGACTGAAGAGTGA